The Akkermansia sp. RCC_12PD genome contains the following window.
GGTATGGCGCTTGTACTGGATTTCGGCTCCCTTGGGAAGAAGGCGCTTGCGGCCTTTGGCGCGGCGGCGGCGGATGATATCGGCCCCGTTCTTGGTCGCCATGCGTGCACGGAATCCGAACTGGCGCTTGCGGCAGCGCTTGGATG
Protein-coding sequences here:
- the rpmH gene encoding 50S ribosomal protein L34, which encodes MSKRTYQPSKRCRKRQFGFRARMATKNGADIIRRRRAKGRKRLLPKGAEIQYKRHTIQHGR